The following coding sequences lie in one Mesorhizobium sp. NZP2298 genomic window:
- a CDS encoding caspase family protein, with product MKAFAIFLSGISLFFLAVFSAEAAVPEAKRVALVIGNSKYVHAVTLPNPANDAHLIASTLRNAGFEVIEGVDQDNAGMHSLISRFTEQSYDADLAVIFYAGHGMQVDGKNFLIPVDAELTSPAYLKTRTVQIDEFMAALPSDPAVGVIILDACRDNPLARTLAASLPKSRSLGSGLAPIEAKSEGVGTGGILIAYATDPGAIAFDGNGVNSPYSTALARHLTEPGVEIQSALTRVRGEVSETTQGRQRPWHNASLGREVFIGKPVAAEAPDVNPAADASNAGATSAPAPVASDPPSWEVEQRLWDEASKRNSIPFYEAYLDQFPNGRFATVARLNIDELNDPKAQNRQVAALDADQANASSGSAVRTSVSVPDEVKQTPGTELTESAIGLDREGRIDLQLRIEALGNELGRVDGNIGPKTRQAIGIWQVENGLPQTTYLTREQLAFLVIQTDPMMEAVRARYAADQARAAGLKKQVVQKVRTQKPAVQKPRKKQQVVQKRRYRETIAREDDLPPPRDNNDFLTKALIFGTGVAVGGVLKP from the coding sequence ATGAAAGCGTTCGCAATATTTCTGAGCGGGATTTCCCTGTTTTTCCTTGCCGTTTTCAGCGCCGAGGCTGCGGTGCCTGAGGCCAAACGCGTCGCACTGGTGATCGGCAACAGCAAATATGTCCATGCGGTTACCTTGCCCAACCCGGCCAACGATGCCCACCTCATCGCATCGACGCTGCGCAACGCCGGCTTCGAGGTGATCGAGGGGGTCGACCAGGACAATGCCGGCATGCACAGCCTCATCAGCCGGTTCACCGAGCAATCCTACGACGCCGACCTCGCGGTGATTTTCTACGCCGGTCACGGCATGCAGGTCGACGGCAAGAATTTTCTCATTCCGGTCGACGCCGAGTTGACGTCGCCCGCCTATCTCAAGACACGCACCGTCCAGATCGACGAGTTCATGGCGGCGTTGCCCTCCGACCCGGCGGTCGGCGTCATCATCCTCGATGCCTGCCGCGACAATCCACTCGCCAGGACGCTGGCTGCCTCGCTGCCGAAGTCGCGCTCGCTGGGGTCCGGCCTGGCACCGATCGAAGCCAAATCCGAGGGCGTTGGAACAGGCGGCATCCTGATTGCATATGCCACGGATCCGGGCGCCATCGCTTTCGACGGCAACGGCGTCAACAGTCCCTACTCCACCGCACTCGCCAGACACCTGACCGAGCCCGGCGTCGAGATCCAGAGCGCTTTGACGCGCGTGCGCGGCGAAGTGAGCGAGACTACGCAAGGTCGCCAGCGGCCATGGCACAACGCGTCGCTGGGGCGCGAGGTGTTCATTGGAAAACCCGTCGCGGCAGAGGCGCCTGATGTAAATCCAGCGGCCGATGCATCGAATGCCGGAGCGACATCGGCTCCCGCCCCTGTTGCCAGTGATCCGCCCTCTTGGGAGGTCGAGCAACGTCTTTGGGATGAAGCTTCGAAGCGCAATTCAATTCCGTTCTACGAGGCCTATCTCGACCAGTTTCCGAACGGCCGCTTCGCCACTGTGGCGCGGCTGAACATCGACGAATTGAACGACCCGAAAGCGCAAAACCGGCAGGTCGCGGCACTTGATGCCGACCAGGCCAACGCCAGTTCCGGCTCTGCCGTGCGCACCTCGGTGAGCGTCCCCGACGAGGTGAAGCAAACACCGGGCACCGAGTTGACGGAAAGCGCCATTGGTCTTGATCGCGAGGGTCGCATCGACCTGCAATTGCGCATCGAAGCGCTGGGCAACGAACTTGGGCGCGTTGACGGAAACATCGGGCCCAAGACCCGGCAAGCAATCGGTATCTGGCAAGTCGAGAACGGCCTGCCGCAGACCACCTATCTGACGCGGGAGCAACTGGCGTTCCTGGTGATCCAGACAGACCCGATGATGGAAGCCGTGCGCGCCAGATACGCTGCCGATCAAGCCCGTGCGGCGGGGCTGAAAAAGCAGGTGGTGCAAAAGGTCCGCACCCAGAAACCGGCGGTTCAGAAACCCCGCAAAAAACAACAGGTCGTTCAGAAGCGGCGCTACCGCGAAACGATCGCGCGGGAGGACGATCTGCCACCACCCCGCGACAACAACGACTTCCTGACCAAGGCTCTGATCTTCGGGACAGGAGTGGCGGTGGGCGGCGTGCTCAAGCCGTGA
- a CDS encoding OmpA family protein, protein MQWGSTAFVLAVVFFSTHASADPVQKSEDIVKFFAGAADLGKSRGICVGTEEECKSKSKAKDGPAEKSSLDMLINFGLDSAALDTTARAELDEFAKALKDSRLSTFSFVVEGYTDATGTVHYNEGLSQRRAQSVAAFLTAKGIEAARIDAIGMGEKNPRSPNPYDPVNRRVEMRIKTQ, encoded by the coding sequence ATGCAGTGGGGCAGTACAGCCTTTGTGTTGGCGGTCGTGTTTTTCTCGACCCACGCTTCCGCCGACCCCGTTCAGAAATCAGAAGACATCGTGAAGTTTTTTGCCGGCGCGGCCGATCTTGGCAAATCGCGAGGAATTTGTGTCGGCACCGAGGAGGAGTGCAAAAGCAAGAGCAAGGCAAAGGACGGGCCGGCCGAAAAATCCAGCCTCGATATGCTGATCAATTTCGGATTGGATTCGGCCGCGCTCGACACCACCGCGCGCGCTGAACTCGACGAGTTCGCCAAGGCACTCAAGGACAGCAGGCTGAGCACTTTCAGCTTCGTCGTCGAAGGCTACACCGACGCCACCGGCACGGTGCATTACAACGAAGGCTTGTCGCAACGACGAGCGCAATCGGTGGCTGCCTTCCTGACGGCCAAGGGGATCGAGGCGGCCCGCATCGACGCGATCGGCATGGGCGAAAAGAATCCACGCAGCCCCAACCCGTACGATCCGGTCAACCGCCGCGTGGAAATGCGGATAAAGACGCAGTAG
- a CDS encoding DUF6931 family protein codes for MANGLRFKTARDLFMACPAIARDMRTPPTEQNSITFCRDLLAGRVPEEAITFCAYLLPERAAIWWAHECLSHLTDLFDGTDQELLAHVRDWVGEPDNPRHRATVGKAAAAPPTTPVGWIALAAGWRDNGSAMATTEVAALQPFPAAHAVNAGILAGLARVALTDRFAVLSAFVDMGIQMAEIEALRQSEDAF; via the coding sequence ATGGCCAATGGGCTCCGATTCAAGACGGCACGGGATCTTTTCATGGCTTGTCCCGCCATTGCCAGGGACATGAGAACCCCTCCAACCGAACAGAACTCGATCACGTTTTGCCGCGACCTCCTTGCCGGGCGCGTTCCCGAGGAAGCTATTACCTTTTGTGCCTACCTGCTTCCCGAGCGGGCCGCGATCTGGTGGGCGCATGAATGCCTGAGCCACCTGACCGACCTGTTCGATGGAACCGATCAGGAACTGCTTGCGCATGTTCGCGACTGGGTGGGTGAACCGGACAATCCCCGCCATCGGGCAACCGTCGGCAAAGCCGCGGCGGCACCACCGACAACGCCGGTCGGCTGGATTGCTCTCGCCGCCGGATGGCGTGACAACGGCTCGGCCATGGCCACGACCGAGGTAGCGGCCTTGCAACCATTTCCAGCTGCCCATGCAGTCAATGCCGGGATACTGGCCGGACTGGCCCGTGTCGCCCTCACGGACCGGTTTGCCGTTCTTTCGGCATTTGTCGACATGGGCATCCAGATGGCCGAGATCGAGGCGTTGCGCCAATCGGAAGATGCCTTTTAG
- a CDS encoding caspase family protein yields the protein MKSDPIARCGGFFRAACLAALALLLTLTGASAERRVALVLGNAQYQHAAALANPVRDAQVMAERLKKLDFEVVSGFDETKLQTQATIAQFAKQVRGADIALFFYAGHGLQVSGKNYLLPVDAALEDETSLDFEAVSVDFVLRQMSRETSIRLVFLDACRDNPLAEALAKTAGVNGASSGLAEIPIENGGAGTLVAFAASPNQLAYDGSGEHSPFTAALLQHIGESNVSITEAMNRVTSAVFKATAGKQRPWINVSLTTEVVLHKVDLNAPLIVGEASAPQAESGSEARNTGAAANQGDDQLALDVLRQKIPKLASDAPILFDHPIDFGDAAIDGKSIAELIKGKPLFSPVEGLDKSVWEGKHCDGCHEWNEARLCDQAKNFAANDVSVLRLQHPLGTRFKVALAKWAQGGCK from the coding sequence GTGAAGTCCGATCCGATCGCCCGTTGCGGTGGCTTCTTTCGCGCTGCCTGTCTCGCGGCGCTCGCCTTGCTGTTGACTTTGACGGGCGCCAGCGCCGAGCGCCGCGTGGCGCTTGTCCTCGGCAACGCCCAGTACCAGCACGCGGCGGCGCTCGCCAATCCGGTGCGCGACGCCCAGGTCATGGCTGAACGCTTGAAGAAGCTCGACTTCGAGGTCGTTTCCGGCTTCGACGAGACCAAATTGCAGACGCAGGCGACGATCGCCCAGTTTGCAAAACAGGTGCGCGGTGCCGACATCGCACTCTTCTTCTACGCCGGCCACGGCTTGCAGGTTTCGGGCAAGAACTACCTGCTTCCGGTCGACGCCGCGCTGGAGGACGAGACCTCTCTCGACTTCGAGGCTGTGTCGGTTGATTTCGTTTTACGACAGATGTCGCGGGAGACCAGCATCAGGCTGGTGTTTCTCGACGCCTGCCGTGACAATCCTCTCGCCGAGGCGCTGGCCAAGACCGCGGGCGTCAACGGCGCGAGCAGCGGCCTGGCCGAGATCCCGATCGAGAATGGAGGCGCCGGCACGCTCGTCGCCTTCGCCGCCAGCCCCAATCAGCTCGCCTATGACGGGTCGGGTGAGCACTCGCCCTTCACCGCGGCGTTGCTTCAGCACATCGGCGAATCCAACGTCTCCATCACCGAGGCCATGAACAGGGTCACCAGCGCTGTTTTCAAGGCAACCGCCGGCAAGCAGCGCCCCTGGATCAACGTTTCGCTGACCACGGAGGTCGTCCTGCACAAGGTCGATCTCAATGCGCCATTGATCGTTGGCGAGGCGAGCGCGCCTCAGGCGGAAAGCGGCTCCGAAGCGCGCAACACCGGCGCGGCGGCGAACCAGGGCGATGACCAGCTTGCGCTCGATGTGCTGCGTCAGAAAATCCCCAAGCTGGCGTCGGATGCCCCGATCCTTTTCGATCATCCGATCGACTTCGGCGATGCGGCGATCGACGGCAAGAGCATCGCCGAACTGATCAAGGGCAAGCCGCTGTTCAGTCCAGTGGAGGGGTTGGACAAGTCGGTATGGGAGGGCAAGCACTGCGACGGCTGCCACGAATGGAACGAGGCCCGGCTGTGTGATCAGGCGAAGAATTTTGCCGCCAACGATGTCTCGGTGCTGCGCCTGCAACATCCCCTGGGCACACGCTTCAAGGTGGCGCTTGCCAAATGGGCGCAGGGCGGCTGCAAATAG
- a CDS encoding OmpA family protein — protein sequence MLYTSIAFARSRYGCPGQGRSMFEVVAFRWRTGFGNLTIRALGLIVAFSGLLLFGSQTAGAAPNWTLDPTASVITYQSVKKNTIVETNKIRNITGTLSSAGDAKVTFDLNSVDTGVDLRNVRMRFLFFETFKYPTAELTAKVDPAAFADLATKRRMKATLPFRLNLHGVDKDLEASVVVTMISDTMVSVASEAPVAVHVEDFGLLPNIDKLQQAANVTNIVPTASVSFDFVFTADGSKPAATQVAAASSADVGPVATDAAKANFSDEECLNRFAVLSRTGAIYFRPASARLDAKSRPLLTEVEGVVGKCPSLKVEVSGYTDSDGSPEANKLLSERRAQAVADALVAAGVPRNQVSSAGYGEERPVAANDTPKNKALNRRIEFSATKL from the coding sequence GTGCTCTATACTTCAATTGCGTTCGCGCGAAGTAGGTACGGTTGTCCTGGGCAGGGGCGTTCCATGTTCGAAGTCGTCGCATTCCGGTGGAGAACGGGTTTTGGGAACCTCACCATAAGGGCCCTCGGCCTGATCGTCGCTTTCTCGGGGCTGTTGCTGTTCGGATCGCAAACCGCGGGCGCCGCGCCGAACTGGACGCTCGATCCCACCGCTTCGGTGATCACCTACCAGTCGGTCAAGAAGAACACGATCGTCGAGACCAACAAGATCAGGAACATCACCGGCACGCTGAGCTCGGCGGGTGATGCCAAGGTCACGTTCGACCTCAATTCGGTCGATACCGGCGTCGATCTGCGCAACGTTCGCATGCGCTTCCTGTTCTTCGAGACATTCAAGTACCCGACCGCCGAGCTTACGGCGAAGGTGGATCCCGCCGCATTCGCCGACCTCGCGACAAAGCGCAGGATGAAGGCAACGCTGCCGTTCCGCCTCAATCTGCACGGCGTCGACAAGGACCTCGAGGCCAGCGTCGTCGTCACCATGATCAGCGACACCATGGTGTCGGTTGCGTCGGAGGCTCCGGTAGCGGTCCATGTCGAGGATTTCGGCCTGCTGCCGAACATCGACAAGCTGCAGCAGGCCGCCAACGTCACCAACATCGTGCCCACCGCGTCGGTATCGTTCGATTTCGTCTTTACCGCCGATGGCAGCAAGCCGGCCGCCACCCAGGTTGCGGCGGCGAGTTCGGCCGATGTGGGTCCGGTTGCCACGGATGCCGCCAAGGCGAACTTCAGCGACGAGGAATGCCTGAACAGGTTCGCCGTGCTCTCGCGCACCGGCGCCATCTATTTTCGGCCTGCCAGTGCGCGGCTCGATGCGAAAAGCCGCCCCTTGCTGACCGAGGTTGAAGGCGTCGTCGGAAAATGCCCGAGCCTGAAGGTCGAGGTCTCCGGTTATACCGATTCAGATGGATCGCCGGAGGCGAACAAGCTGTTGTCGGAGCGCCGGGCCCAGGCGGTTGCGGATGCGTTGGTTGCCGCCGGCGTCCCGCGCAACCAGGTCAGTTCCGCGGGTTATGGCGAGGAGCGGCCGGTTGCCGCCAACGATACCCCCAAGAACAAGGCGCTCAATCGGCGGATCGAGTTTTCCGCCACCAAGCTTTGA
- a CDS encoding sigma-54-dependent Fis family transcriptional regulator yields MRHANGPDQMKTKAIPARASMATGQLVLDNVDYDERATMRAWESFLADAPKCARDPVHVRSLIHDSWYRSATGGIDAQGIEAPLSSDRDEIEYLTRANAELLSAARRSFASLGPLLEGTGAMLVLADSDGVLIDAIGDKKTLHDGRDIHLGIGGKWNEDAVGTNGIGTALWTGEPIFVHAAEHFCAGIKSWTCAGAPIRDPLDGKIIGVVDLSGYSPIFRPHNTALVAATARQIEKALAEQQQEQRTRLLEAFISSAPSYRRKDGLVIVDHRGRAIFCNNVPNGDTTEMMDGPMEPGRGRWLMNLPASGSETDLANALPAHLRSCHVTPLKLDGDLRGAALVFPSVPAVSSMTVIRREENKHLRTAAAMIVGESEKLLAAVDVASRVAGSNGVTSLLIEGETGVGKELFARLVHAGSRRTENDPFIAMNCGAITKELFGSELFGHVGGAFTGASREGKPGIFELANGGVLSLDEIGELPLEIQPFLLRVLEERVVHRIGDSRGRPVDVRLVASTNRDLKQEVAAGRFRSDLYYRIGAVSIHVPALRERGDDVLLLVEHFNRQIAKLAGNDPLEFSNDALDALLAYRWPGNVRELKNLVERLHILARGGTIDLQDLPGEISAGNRDTMAMHGDHPATMLEAPVCTFEDAERQAIKNALVAESGNLSKVALRLGISRPTLYRKLGQYGIRRGFL; encoded by the coding sequence ATGAGACACGCGAACGGCCCCGATCAGATGAAGACAAAGGCTATTCCGGCGCGTGCGTCGATGGCCACCGGACAGTTGGTTCTGGACAACGTCGACTATGACGAGCGCGCCACCATGCGCGCTTGGGAAAGTTTTCTGGCTGACGCGCCGAAGTGCGCCCGCGATCCGGTCCATGTCCGCTCGCTGATCCACGATTCCTGGTACCGTAGCGCCACCGGCGGCATCGACGCTCAAGGCATCGAGGCACCGCTCAGCAGCGACCGTGACGAGATCGAATATCTGACCCGCGCCAACGCCGAACTGCTTTCGGCGGCACGGCGATCGTTTGCGTCCCTTGGCCCATTGCTGGAGGGGACGGGAGCCATGCTGGTGCTCGCCGACAGCGACGGCGTGCTCATCGACGCGATCGGCGACAAGAAGACCCTGCATGACGGCCGGGACATTCATCTGGGCATCGGCGGCAAATGGAACGAGGATGCCGTTGGAACCAACGGCATCGGCACCGCGCTGTGGACTGGAGAGCCGATTTTCGTCCATGCCGCCGAACATTTCTGCGCCGGCATCAAATCTTGGACCTGCGCCGGCGCGCCGATCCGCGATCCCCTGGACGGCAAGATCATCGGCGTTGTCGACCTGTCGGGCTATTCGCCGATCTTCCGGCCGCACAACACGGCGCTGGTCGCGGCCACCGCCAGGCAGATCGAAAAGGCCCTGGCCGAACAGCAGCAGGAGCAGCGCACGCGCCTGCTCGAAGCCTTCATTTCCTCGGCACCCAGTTACCGCCGCAAAGATGGGTTGGTGATCGTCGATCATCGTGGCCGCGCGATCTTCTGCAACAACGTGCCCAATGGCGACACGACAGAGATGATGGACGGCCCGATGGAACCGGGGCGTGGTCGATGGCTGATGAACCTGCCGGCCTCCGGATCCGAGACCGATCTCGCCAACGCGTTGCCGGCGCATCTGCGATCCTGCCATGTCACACCGCTGAAGCTTGACGGCGATCTTCGTGGCGCGGCTCTGGTGTTTCCATCGGTGCCGGCCGTCTCGAGCATGACGGTGATCCGCCGAGAGGAAAACAAGCACCTGCGGACAGCCGCGGCGATGATCGTCGGCGAAAGCGAGAAATTGCTGGCTGCCGTCGATGTCGCCTCCCGGGTAGCCGGCTCGAACGGTGTCACCTCGTTGCTGATAGAAGGTGAAACGGGCGTCGGAAAAGAACTGTTTGCCCGGCTTGTCCATGCCGGCAGCCGACGCACTGAAAACGACCCTTTCATAGCCATGAACTGTGGCGCGATCACCAAGGAGCTTTTCGGCAGCGAATTGTTCGGCCACGTCGGCGGCGCCTTCACCGGAGCTTCGCGCGAGGGCAAGCCGGGCATCTTCGAACTCGCCAATGGCGGTGTGCTCAGCCTTGACGAAATCGGCGAGTTGCCGCTCGAAATCCAGCCCTTCCTGTTGCGTGTCCTGGAGGAACGCGTCGTCCACCGCATCGGCGATTCCAGGGGCCGGCCGGTGGATGTGCGGCTGGTCGCCTCGACCAACCGCGACCTCAAGCAGGAAGTGGCGGCCGGGCGCTTCCGCAGCGATCTCTATTACCGCATCGGTGCGGTTTCGATCCATGTCCCGGCGTTGCGCGAACGCGGTGACGACGTGCTGCTGCTGGTCGAGCATTTCAACCGGCAGATCGCGAAGCTGGCCGGCAACGACCCGCTGGAGTTTTCAAACGACGCCCTCGACGCGCTGCTAGCCTATCGCTGGCCAGGAAATGTGCGCGAATTGAAGAACCTGGTCGAGCGCCTGCATATACTGGCGCGCGGCGGCACGATCGACCTCCAGGACCTTCCCGGGGAAATCAGCGCGGGCAATCGCGACACCATGGCCATGCACGGCGACCATCCCGCGACCATGCTCGAAGCACCTGTATGCACCTTCGAGGATGCCGAACGCCAGGCGATCAAGAATGCGCTTGTCGCGGAGAGCGGCAATCTCAGCAAGGTTGCGCTGAGACTCGGCATTTCGCGGCCGACGCTCTATCGCAAGCTCGGCCAGTACGGCATCCGGCGCGGGTTCCTCTGA
- a CDS encoding NAD(P)-dependent alcohol dehydrogenase: MKAARLYEYDPKMNVQLKIEEVKAPTITAPDEVIVRVGAAGLCRTDLHIIEGVWKPTMDPEGTLLPYIMGHENAGWVEEVGSGVKSVKRGDAVICHPFRSCGICLNCRHGEDMYCDNGQFPGLGMNGGFAEYFITSERSLIKLNANITPIEVAPLADAGITAYRAAKRAAKLLRPGSYCVLLGIGGLGHIALQSLHAISGCRIIAVDREPAARVLAKDLGADFILDGGPNVIEEVSQITGGGAHVVIDFVGELGVENICWKMVRKGGQLFVVGYGGNINVPTAHLVIEEINIGGSLVGNFTELVELMELNADGKVKMHYTEYNLASINTALDDFKNRRFTGRGVIVP, encoded by the coding sequence ATGAAAGCTGCCAGACTCTACGAATACGACCCGAAAATGAACGTCCAGCTCAAGATCGAGGAGGTCAAGGCGCCGACAATCACCGCACCCGACGAGGTGATCGTACGGGTGGGTGCCGCCGGTCTCTGTCGTACCGACCTGCACATCATCGAGGGTGTTTGGAAGCCGACCATGGATCCCGAGGGCACGCTTTTGCCCTACATCATGGGTCACGAAAATGCCGGCTGGGTCGAAGAGGTCGGCAGCGGCGTCAAATCGGTCAAGCGCGGCGATGCGGTTATCTGCCATCCCTTTCGCTCATGCGGCATCTGCCTCAACTGCCGCCATGGCGAGGACATGTATTGCGACAACGGCCAATTCCCTGGCCTTGGCATGAATGGCGGCTTCGCCGAATACTTCATCACCAGCGAACGCTCGCTGATCAAGCTCAACGCCAACATCACGCCGATCGAGGTGGCACCGCTGGCCGATGCCGGCATTACCGCCTACCGCGCCGCCAAACGCGCCGCCAAGCTGCTGCGGCCGGGGAGTTATTGCGTGCTGCTCGGCATAGGCGGGCTCGGCCACATCGCGTTGCAATCGCTGCACGCGATCTCGGGTTGCCGCATCATCGCCGTCGATCGCGAACCGGCAGCACGGGTGCTGGCCAAGGATCTGGGTGCCGACTTCATCCTTGATGGCGGGCCAAACGTCATCGAGGAGGTCAGCCAGATCACCGGCGGCGGCGCGCATGTGGTCATCGACTTCGTCGGCGAACTCGGCGTCGAGAACATCTGCTGGAAGATGGTGCGCAAGGGTGGGCAATTGTTCGTCGTTGGCTATGGCGGCAACATCAATGTGCCGACCGCGCATCTCGTCATCGAGGAGATCAACATCGGCGGCAGCCTGGTCGGCAATTTCACCGAGCTTGTCGAACTGATGGAGCTCAACGCCGACGGCAAGGTGAAGATGCACTACACCGAATACAATCTCGCCAGCATCAACACCGCGCTCGACGATTTCAAGAACCGGCGGTTCACCGGGCGTGGCGTCATCGTTCCCTGA